In a single window of the Paenibacillus sp. MMS20-IR301 genome:
- a CDS encoding excinuclease ABC subunit UvrA — protein MTQEYIEIRGARENNLKDVTLRIPKRKITIFTGVSGSGKSSIVFDTVAAESQRLLNENFTMFVRNFLPRFPQPDADAIENLSMAVIVDQKRLGGGAHSTMGTITDIAPLMRMLFSRTGQPYVGKGNAFSFNHQEGMCPECSGLGRKLGVDMDKALDLSKSLNEGAILLPDYGVDSWDWTICTQSGLLDNDKKLSDYSEAEMNQLLYGKPFKVEMQLGGKAVKFTFEGIIEKFSGKYIRRDVKTMAERTQKMVAPYITEGPCHLCRGARLSQAALNCRINGNNIADLSSLEISRLITAVQAIEDPLAAPIVTALTARLQHLVDIGLEYLSLDRETDTLSGGESQRVKMVKHLSGSLVDVVYIFDEPSVGLHPRDVHRLNELLQKLRDKGNTILVVEHDPDVIQAADHIVDVGPYAGSRGGTIVYEGSYADLLDSGTLTGNHMKQPLTIKEQFRPATGRLSVTGATLHNLNNVSVDIPSGVLTLVTGVAGSGKSTLINEVFLRKHPDAIVIDQSSVGTSTRSNPATYTGMMDDIRKAFASANKVSPGLFSFNSKGACENCQGLGVVYTEVAFLDSVKTACEVCGGKRFKEEVLEYKLDGKSIADVLEMTAEEALSFFKLKEVVRKLQAMNDVGLNYVTLGQPLSTLSGGECQRIKLASELHKQGSIYVMDEPTTGLHMSDITHLLEIMNRLVDAGNTVIVIEHNLDVIRNADWIIDMGPEGGSSGGRVIFEGTPRQLLEDGKHSLTSQYLSRS, from the coding sequence ATGACCCAGGAATATATCGAAATCCGCGGTGCCCGTGAGAATAATCTTAAGGATGTTACCCTGAGAATCCCCAAGCGTAAAATCACGATCTTCACCGGTGTATCCGGCTCCGGCAAATCCTCGATCGTCTTTGACACGGTTGCTGCTGAATCCCAGCGGCTGCTGAACGAGAACTTCACGATGTTCGTCCGCAACTTTCTGCCGCGGTTCCCGCAGCCCGATGCTGATGCCATTGAGAATCTGAGCATGGCCGTGATTGTTGACCAGAAGCGGCTCGGCGGCGGGGCGCATTCAACCATGGGTACCATTACAGATATCGCTCCGCTGATGCGGATGTTATTCTCCCGGACCGGCCAGCCCTATGTCGGCAAAGGCAATGCCTTTTCCTTCAACCACCAGGAGGGGATGTGCCCGGAATGCAGCGGACTTGGCCGTAAGCTCGGAGTCGATATGGACAAAGCGCTTGACCTGAGCAAATCGCTGAACGAAGGCGCTATCCTGCTGCCGGATTATGGCGTGGACAGCTGGGACTGGACGATCTGCACCCAATCCGGCCTGCTGGACAACGACAAGAAGCTGTCCGATTACAGTGAAGCCGAAATGAATCAGCTGCTCTACGGCAAACCGTTCAAGGTAGAGATGCAGCTTGGCGGCAAAGCCGTTAAATTTACTTTCGAGGGCATTATTGAGAAGTTCAGCGGGAAATATATCAGGCGTGATGTCAAAACCATGGCCGAGCGCACCCAGAAGATGGTGGCACCTTACATTACCGAAGGCCCTTGCCATCTGTGCCGGGGAGCCAGACTCAGCCAGGCCGCACTGAACTGCCGGATTAACGGCAACAATATCGCCGACCTGTCCTCGCTGGAGATCAGCCGGCTGATTACAGCCGTTCAGGCAATCGAAGATCCGCTGGCTGCCCCGATAGTAACTGCATTAACAGCCCGGCTGCAGCATCTGGTGGATATCGGCCTGGAATATTTAAGCCTGGACCGTGAGACCGACACCTTATCCGGCGGCGAGTCCCAGCGGGTGAAGATGGTTAAGCACTTAAGCGGCAGTCTCGTGGATGTCGTCTATATCTTTGATGAACCGAGTGTCGGCCTGCATCCCCGGGATGTTCACCGGCTTAACGAATTGCTGCAGAAGCTGCGCGACAAAGGCAATACCATCCTTGTGGTCGAGCATGACCCGGACGTCATCCAGGCAGCGGATCATATCGTCGATGTGGGCCCGTATGCCGGCAGCCGCGGCGGAACTATTGTCTATGAAGGCAGCTATGCCGACCTGCTTGATTCCGGTACCCTGACGGGCAATCATATGAAGCAGCCGCTGACCATTAAAGAGCAGTTTCGCCCGGCCACAGGCAGGCTGTCTGTCACGGGTGCCACTCTGCATAACCTGAACAATGTCAGCGTCGATATTCCCTCTGGGGTGTTGACTCTGGTAACAGGCGTAGCCGGCTCCGGGAAAAGCACACTAATCAACGAGGTGTTCCTGCGGAAGCACCCGGATGCCATCGTCATCGACCAGTCCTCGGTCGGTACCTCGACCCGCTCTAACCCCGCTACCTATACGGGGATGATGGACGATATCAGGAAGGCTTTTGCCTCAGCCAATAAAGTCAGTCCCGGGTTATTCAGCTTCAACTCCAAAGGCGCCTGCGAGAATTGCCAGGGACTTGGTGTGGTCTATACGGAAGTGGCGTTCCTCGACAGTGTTAAGACGGCCTGTGAGGTCTGCGGCGGTAAACGGTTCAAAGAAGAGGTGCTGGAGTACAAGCTGGACGGGAAATCCATTGCCGATGTACTGGAAATGACCGCCGAGGAGGCCCTGTCTTTCTTCAAGCTCAAGGAGGTTGTGCGCAAGCTGCAGGCAATGAATGATGTAGGACTGAATTACGTGACGCTCGGGCAGCCGCTCAGCACCTTATCCGGCGGGGAATGCCAGCGAATCAAGCTGGCCAGTGAACTGCACAAGCAAGGCAGTATCTATGTTATGGACGAGCCGACTACCGGACTGCATATGTCGGATATCACCCATCTGCTGGAGATCATGAACCGTCTGGTCGATGCCGGGAATACAGTCATTGTTATTGAGCATAATCTCGATGTCATCCGCAACGCCGACTGGATTATTGACATGGGGCCTGAAGGCGGCTCGAGCGGCGGCCGGGTGATTTTCGAGGGTACTCCGCGGCAGCTGCTGGAAGACGGGAAGCACTCGCTGACCAGCCAGTATTTGAGCAGATCATAA
- a CDS encoding YebC/PmpR family DNA-binding transcriptional regulator: MGRKWNNIKEKKASKDANTSKVYAKFGVEIYVAAKKGEPDPESNRALKVVLERAKTYNVPKAIIDRALEKAKGSGDENYVELRYEGFGPSGSMIVVDALTNNVNRTAPLVRSTFSKNGGNMGVSGSVTYMFDPTAVIGVEGKSADEVMELLIEADLDVRDVLEEEEAVIVYAEPDQFHAVQEAFRSAGITEFTVAELTLLPQNYVAIPEDAQAQFEKLIDALEELDDVQQVYHNVDSEE; the protein is encoded by the coding sequence ATGGGTCGTAAGTGGAATAATATTAAGGAAAAGAAGGCATCCAAGGATGCTAATACAAGTAAGGTCTATGCCAAGTTTGGTGTAGAAATCTATGTAGCCGCGAAGAAGGGCGAGCCTGACCCGGAATCGAACCGTGCACTGAAGGTCGTTCTGGAACGTGCCAAGACTTACAATGTGCCGAAGGCCATTATTGACCGTGCACTGGAGAAGGCGAAGGGCAGCGGCGACGAGAACTATGTTGAGCTGCGTTATGAAGGCTTCGGTCCAAGCGGTTCGATGATTGTTGTCGATGCGCTGACCAATAACGTTAACCGTACGGCTCCGCTGGTCCGTTCGACCTTCAGTAAGAATGGCGGCAACATGGGTGTCAGCGGTTCGGTAACGTATATGTTTGATCCGACTGCCGTAATCGGGGTGGAAGGTAAATCTGCGGATGAAGTGATGGAGCTGCTGATTGAAGCAGACCTCGATGTCCGTGATGTGCTGGAAGAGGAAGAAGCCGTAATTGTCTATGCTGAGCCGGACCAGTTCCATGCTGTACAGGAAGCGTTCCGCAGTGCTGGCATTACTGAGTTTACCGTAGCCGAGCTGACGCTGCTGCCGCAGAACTATGTGGCCATTCCTGAGGATGCGCAGGCACAGTTCGAGAAGCTGATTGATGCACTTGAAGAGCTGGACGATGTACAGCAGGTGTACCATAACGTGGATTCGGAAGAATAG
- the lysS gene encoding lysine--tRNA ligase: protein MHWAERIAGRLIENHPERQTFVCASGISPSGQVHIGNFREIVTTAFVAKALRKAGKEVRFIFSWDDFDRFRKVPANVDPGFVQYIGMPYAQVPCPYGCHASYAAHFEAEFERALGVFGIRPEFIYQSREYQSGRYYPEILHALRHREEIYDILMAFKTGESSAEDRAAYYPVNIYCRQCGKDSTTLHHFNDTAETVAYSCKCGHSETLSVTQADNMKLHWKIDWPMRWKLEQVDFEPGGRDHSSETGSYNVAAVISERIFGNTPPMYEPYEFISIKGSYSKMSGSSGHHYTPDDLLNIYAPENILFLFAKYQPGAAFHIGFDEDVLRNYAEFERYAAGYAAGTLSGDYAAALGLSLPSESARKAPSFSQIAGLLPLINFSRERLRGILAQAGEEPDEEQLLQTADRAEHWLRNWMPHKLVTFNSSPNLAYYHSLTAEELKWLRSLCGLLRSSKLNDQEQMTAVYAICHHEDKKTMRAQQKRLFTIIYQLVLNADEGPRLPMLIQAAGTEKMLLLLDL, encoded by the coding sequence GTGCATTGGGCAGAAAGAATAGCAGGCCGGCTGATAGAGAACCATCCGGAGCGGCAGACGTTTGTATGTGCATCAGGGATCAGTCCGTCAGGCCAGGTACATATCGGAAATTTCCGGGAGATTGTGACTACGGCTTTTGTAGCCAAGGCGCTGCGGAAGGCGGGGAAGGAGGTGCGCTTTATTTTCTCCTGGGATGACTTTGACCGGTTCCGTAAAGTGCCTGCAAATGTAGACCCCGGGTTCGTGCAGTACATTGGCATGCCGTACGCTCAGGTTCCGTGTCCCTATGGCTGTCATGCCTCCTACGCGGCACATTTCGAGGCGGAATTCGAGCGGGCGCTCGGAGTCTTCGGGATTAGGCCGGAGTTCATCTACCAGAGCCGGGAATACCAGTCCGGCCGTTATTATCCGGAAATTCTGCATGCGCTGCGGCACCGGGAGGAAATCTACGATATTCTGATGGCGTTCAAAACAGGGGAGAGCTCGGCGGAAGACCGGGCAGCCTACTATCCGGTGAATATTTATTGCAGGCAATGCGGCAAAGATTCGACCACACTGCACCATTTCAATGACACAGCGGAGACTGTAGCATACAGCTGCAAATGCGGTCACAGCGAGACCCTGAGTGTAACGCAGGCGGACAATATGAAGCTGCACTGGAAAATCGACTGGCCGATGCGCTGGAAGCTGGAGCAGGTGGACTTCGAACCGGGGGGCCGCGATCATTCCTCGGAAACGGGAAGCTACAATGTAGCAGCAGTAATCTCGGAGCGGATCTTCGGCAACACACCGCCGATGTATGAGCCATACGAATTCATTAGCATCAAAGGCAGTTATTCCAAAATGTCGGGCTCATCGGGACATCATTATACACCCGATGATCTGCTGAACATCTACGCCCCGGAGAATATCCTTTTTCTGTTCGCCAAATACCAGCCGGGTGCTGCTTTTCATATCGGGTTCGATGAGGATGTGCTCCGTAATTATGCGGAGTTCGAAAGATACGCGGCCGGGTATGCTGCGGGAACACTAAGCGGCGATTACGCGGCAGCCCTCGGGTTATCGCTGCCGAGTGAATCCGCAAGGAAGGCGCCAAGCTTCAGCCAGATTGCCGGTCTGCTGCCGCTCATCAATTTCAGCAGAGAACGTCTCCGCGGTATTCTGGCACAGGCTGGCGAGGAGCCGGATGAAGAGCAGCTGCTGCAGACTGCAGACCGGGCAGAGCACTGGCTCAGAAACTGGATGCCGCACAAGCTGGTTACCTTCAATTCCTCACCGAACCTGGCCTATTACCATTCGCTGACTGCCGAAGAGCTGAAATGGCTGCGCAGCTTATGCGGCCTGCTGCGGAGCAGCAAGCTGAATGATCAAGAGCAAATGACTGCGGTCTACGCTATCTGTCACCATGAGGACAAAAAAACAATGCGGGCTCAGCAAAAAAGGCTGTTCACCATCATCTATCAGCTGGTGCTGAATGCGGATGAAGGGCCGCGTCTGCCGATGCTGATTCAGGCGGCAGGGACGGAAAAAATGCTGCTGCTGCTGGATTTATGA
- a CDS encoding FtsX-like permease family protein, with translation MKGEFIVFLKILKKDLRRKKVMNTVLLVLITLASTLVASSSSLMYSTSKALDSFITGSKVADLNITVENKPGYTADIQNWVKDEPKVAAVYTSKQIPLTLNQIGLPEGRTGFSGNTSIVLSGIPDQVNLIFGEDDKRYTLHQGEIGLPASLMLSSGVQQGEKITLQLGEFRQTFTVSGYFKDAYMGADLLGLKRMMITAEDFTGIEKQLPDDTLLSLWSFTAAPGVAPAELSNVFAGADLPVKFEVDKSLVSMAYMTDRIISAMMFAISLFLIFIALLTLRFTIVSTLQDEYKEIGIMKATGFRSIAIKRLYLTKYMGLSLFGGAAGLGISLPLTGLMSRRTSQYMIMPGGSTSIIISALSTVAMIGFILLFCLLCMRKINKASAIDAIRYGQTGERFKASRRIHLHTSRFLPAPLFLALSDVLNRLKSYTSLILTLILSTAIMLIPVNLTNTIVTPKFLEYFGTIEADLYSQTVLGDFSTSELEHRKAEITQKLREKGFDVTLSANYTLRTKYISDNGQENRRVNGQKNDLNTSVSILEGTAPVLKNEIAITTIMAEKYGKQIGDSIDFEIDSELSTYLITGLFQSISNEGYAVWIARDYDPQLVNAYVFSGNINAPEDQKAGIAKEIQAQLGDLNLKTSFEMLGEITGGFMGQLRSINALLTAVICIITFFINSLFVRLLITKEVHGIAVMKSIGFTNSAIRQWQILRILIIMAASTILGVVAANTLGGRLLGMVFRIFGLTKLDLNIVPLQVYVLYPLLILAVVMLAVFTSCGQIKRVQVWNMNKE, from the coding sequence ATGAAAGGAGAATTCATTGTGTTCCTGAAAATTCTAAAAAAAGACCTGCGGCGCAAAAAGGTCATGAATACGGTTCTACTGGTGCTGATTACCCTGGCTTCAACGCTAGTCGCAAGCAGTTCCAGCCTGATGTACTCCACCTCAAAAGCGCTGGACAGCTTCATTACAGGCAGTAAAGTAGCAGACCTGAATATTACAGTGGAGAATAAGCCCGGATATACGGCAGACATTCAGAACTGGGTGAAGGATGAGCCGAAGGTCGCAGCCGTCTATACCTCGAAGCAAATTCCCTTAACACTGAATCAGATTGGCCTGCCTGAGGGCCGGACCGGCTTTTCCGGAAATACAAGTATAGTGCTGTCCGGCATCCCGGATCAGGTGAATCTGATCTTCGGAGAGGACGATAAGAGGTACACGCTTCATCAGGGGGAGATTGGACTACCGGCCAGCCTGATGCTGAGCAGCGGGGTTCAGCAGGGCGAGAAAATTACACTTCAGCTCGGAGAGTTCAGACAAACTTTCACCGTCAGCGGCTATTTCAAGGATGCATACATGGGAGCGGATCTGCTGGGCCTCAAACGCATGATGATTACAGCTGAAGATTTCACCGGGATTGAAAAGCAGCTGCCGGATGATACCTTACTTAGTCTTTGGAGCTTCACCGCAGCGCCTGGTGTGGCCCCGGCTGAACTCTCGAACGTCTTCGCCGGTGCTGATCTTCCGGTTAAATTTGAGGTCGACAAGTCGCTGGTATCCATGGCTTATATGACGGACCGCATTATCTCTGCGATGATGTTCGCGATCAGCCTGTTCCTGATCTTCATTGCGCTGCTTACACTCCGGTTCACAATTGTCTCTACCCTCCAGGATGAATACAAGGAGATTGGCATAATGAAAGCGACCGGGTTCAGGAGCATAGCCATTAAACGGCTGTATTTAACGAAATATATGGGTCTCTCCCTGTTTGGGGGTGCTGCGGGTCTAGGGATTAGTCTGCCGCTTACCGGTCTGATGTCGCGCAGGACTTCGCAGTATATGATTATGCCCGGCGGCAGCACCAGCATCATTATTTCAGCTCTCAGTACAGTGGCTATGATCGGCTTCATCCTGCTGTTCTGTCTGCTCTGTATGCGCAAAATTAATAAAGCTTCAGCAATAGATGCCATCCGGTATGGCCAAACCGGTGAACGCTTCAAGGCTTCACGCAGAATTCATCTGCATACAAGCCGGTTCCTGCCTGCCCCCTTATTTCTCGCGCTGAGTGATGTCCTGAACCGTCTGAAAAGCTACACCTCGCTCATTTTGACACTGATCCTGAGCACAGCTATTATGCTTATTCCGGTGAATCTGACGAATACGATCGTTACTCCTAAGTTTTTGGAGTATTTCGGTACGATCGAGGCAGATTTGTACAGCCAGACGGTGCTTGGCGACTTTTCTACCTCAGAGCTTGAGCACCGGAAGGCTGAGATTACACAGAAATTGCGGGAGAAGGGCTTCGATGTAACGCTTTCCGCCAATTATACCTTGAGAACCAAGTATATTTCGGATAACGGACAAGAGAACCGCCGGGTCAATGGACAGAAGAATGACCTGAATACATCCGTTTCCATTCTGGAAGGGACGGCGCCGGTTCTGAAGAATGAAATTGCGATAACTACCATTATGGCTGAAAAGTACGGCAAGCAGATAGGCGATTCAATTGATTTCGAAATAGACAGTGAACTAAGCACTTATCTTATTACCGGATTATTCCAAAGTATTTCGAACGAGGGTTATGCGGTCTGGATTGCCCGTGACTATGACCCGCAGCTCGTCAACGCTTATGTATTCTCGGGGAATATCAACGCACCGGAAGATCAGAAAGCAGGGATTGCCAAGGAAATTCAGGCGCAGCTGGGCGATTTGAACCTTAAAACCTCGTTCGAAATGCTGGGAGAGATCACCGGAGGCTTCATGGGCCAGCTGCGCAGCATCAATGCTCTGCTCACTGCAGTTATCTGTATCATTACCTTCTTCATTAACAGTCTGTTCGTCCGGCTGCTGATTACGAAGGAGGTACACGGTATTGCAGTGATGAAGAGTATCGGATTCACGAATTCAGCCATCCGGCAATGGCAGATACTGCGTATTCTGATTATTATGGCGGCTTCCACAATTCTTGGTGTTGTTGCAGCCAATACGCTTGGCGGACGGCTGCTTGGAATGGTCTTTAGAATATTCGGTTTAACGAAGCTGGACCTCAATATTGTACCGCTTCAGGTCTATGTGCTCTATCCGCTGCTGATCCTTGCAGTCGTCATGCTGGCGGTATTTACGAGCTGCGGCCAGATTAAGCGGGTACAGGTCTGGAATATGAATAAGGAATAA
- a CDS encoding GNAT family N-acetyltransferase: MEIRRIHKEEAWKLRHEVMWPEREPDYIKLADDELGVHYGLFRGEQLVSVLSLFITGKEAQFRKFATLELEQGQGYGSKLLQTVLKEAEQAGVERIYCNARTYKAGFYKKFGMKPTEQVFSKGGKDYVVMERFFTPAAETDGEGA; this comes from the coding sequence ATGGAAATCAGAAGAATACATAAGGAAGAAGCCTGGAAGCTGAGGCATGAAGTCATGTGGCCGGAGCGTGAGCCGGATTACATTAAGCTTGCCGATGATGAGCTGGGAGTACACTATGGCCTGTTTAGGGGAGAGCAGCTTGTCTCCGTATTATCCCTGTTTATCACGGGCAAGGAGGCGCAGTTCCGTAAGTTCGCTACGCTGGAGCTGGAGCAGGGTCAAGGCTATGGCAGCAAGCTGCTGCAGACCGTGCTGAAGGAAGCTGAGCAGGCAGGGGTAGAACGGATTTATTGCAATGCGCGGACGTATAAAGCCGGTTTTTATAAAAAATTCGGAATGAAGCCTACAGAGCAGGTGTTCAGCAAGGGCGGCAAGGATTACGTTGTTATGGAGCGTTTCTTCACTCCCGCGGCTGAGACGGACGGGGAGGGAGCGTAA
- a CDS encoding 5-methyltetrahydropteroyltriglutamate--homocysteine S-methyltransferase, which produces MISPGTQSTRTTPPFRYDIVGSFLRPEGLKIARTRYAEGEITAAELREIEDIEIAKLLVQQKELGLKAVTDGEFRRSWWHLDFFFGIQGTQKITLGQPGTAKDQVNRAESFKISGKIAFGEHPMVKDFTRLQELAGGMLTKMTIPSPALFHFVQDYNGNEVYTDTKALYEDIIAVYRTAIQAFYDAGCRYLQLDDTTWGTLCSGRHRAHLRSRGTDPDQLAKDYVRLINESIAERPADMTIALHVCRGNLRSTWFAAGGYGPVAEELFANARVDAFFLEYDNERSGDFEPLRFIRDQFVVLGLVTTKHGGLENKEQLKVRIAEAAQYVDLNQLCLSTQCGFASSEEGNILTEEEQWDKLRLVIETADEVWVSSSGENDLSN; this is translated from the coding sequence ATGATTAGTCCAGGTACCCAATCGACAAGAACAACACCGCCCTTTCGCTACGACATTGTCGGAAGCTTCCTGCGCCCGGAGGGGTTGAAAATAGCACGCACCCGGTATGCCGAGGGCGAAATTACCGCTGCGGAGCTGCGTGAAATTGAGGATATTGAGATTGCCAAACTGCTGGTGCAGCAGAAGGAGCTGGGGCTTAAGGCAGTAACCGACGGCGAGTTCCGCCGTTCCTGGTGGCATTTGGATTTCTTTTTCGGCATTCAGGGAACGCAGAAGATTACGCTCGGACAGCCCGGCACGGCGAAAGATCAGGTCAACCGCGCAGAGAGCTTCAAGATCAGCGGCAAAATCGCATTCGGCGAGCATCCCATGGTCAAGGACTTCACCAGACTGCAGGAGCTGGCCGGCGGCATGCTGACCAAAATGACAATACCTTCCCCGGCCCTGTTCCATTTCGTGCAGGATTATAACGGGAATGAGGTATACACGGATACCAAAGCCCTGTATGAGGACATTATTGCGGTGTACCGGACCGCCATTCAGGCCTTCTATGATGCGGGCTGCCGGTATCTGCAGCTGGACGATACGACCTGGGGGACGCTGTGCAGCGGCAGACACCGAGCGCATCTTCGCAGCAGAGGAACCGATCCGGATCAGCTGGCGAAGGACTATGTCCGGCTGATCAATGAGAGCATCGCCGAACGTCCGGCGGATATGACCATTGCGCTGCATGTATGCAGAGGCAATCTGCGTTCAACCTGGTTCGCTGCCGGGGGCTACGGGCCGGTTGCCGAAGAGCTTTTCGCTAATGCCAGGGTCGATGCGTTCTTCCTTGAATATGACAATGAACGCTCCGGTGATTTCGAGCCGCTGCGCTTCATCCGCGATCAGTTTGTCGTACTCGGACTTGTAACTACGAAGCATGGCGGTCTGGAGAACAAAGAGCAGCTAAAGGTCCGGATTGCCGAAGCGGCGCAATATGTCGACCTCAATCAGCTGTGCCTCAGCACCCAGTGCGGCTTCGCCTCCTCGGAGGAAGGCAATATTTTGACGGAAGAAGAGCAATGGGACAAGCTGCGGCTGGTGATTGAGACGGCGGATGAGGTCTGGGTATCCAGCTCTGGCGAGAATGATCTAAGTAATTGA
- a CDS encoding TSUP family transporter, with the protein MDDWTFGMIILLVVCGFLAGLIDSVAGGGGLIAIPALLAAGIPLPLLLGSNKLAGTMCSLTSTASFLRSGKIDFKLVRTLIPLSIIGALAGTLTVRQVPSEFLKPLVIVMLVVITIYTLFKKAWGDVSTFSGSDSRARLTGIIAALVIGFYDGFFGPGTGSFLIFAFLMMGFEFVTAAGNAKMLNFTSNITSLLTFIALGSVSYTYGLILGIPMVLGAVLGSRLAIRKGAAYIRPLFITVTVILIGKQIWDTMH; encoded by the coding sequence ATGGATGATTGGACGTTTGGCATGATTATTTTATTAGTTGTCTGCGGATTTCTGGCCGGATTAATTGATTCTGTGGCAGGCGGCGGCGGTCTGATTGCCATACCGGCATTGCTCGCTGCTGGGATTCCGCTTCCTCTGCTGCTGGGCAGCAACAAATTGGCCGGGACGATGTGCTCGCTGACCAGTACGGCTTCTTTCTTGCGGTCCGGTAAAATTGATTTCAAGCTGGTCCGGACGCTGATCCCGTTATCTATTATCGGCGCATTGGCGGGTACACTTACGGTCCGGCAGGTACCCTCAGAATTTTTGAAGCCGCTGGTTATAGTCATGCTGGTGGTGATCACAATTTACACTTTATTCAAAAAAGCATGGGGCGACGTGTCCACCTTCTCCGGCAGTGACAGCCGCGCACGGCTGACCGGAATTATTGCTGCGCTGGTAATCGGCTTCTACGACGGCTTCTTCGGCCCGGGCACCGGATCGTTCCTGATCTTTGCTTTCCTCATGATGGGCTTTGAGTTCGTGACAGCCGCCGGCAATGCCAAAATGCTTAATTTTACCAGCAATATTACGAGTCTGCTTACCTTTATCGCCCTCGGTTCGGTCAGTTACACCTATGGCCTCATTCTGGGTATCCCGATGGTGCTCGGTGCCGTACTCGGTTCCCGATTAGCCATCCGTAAAGGGGCTGCCTATATCCGCCCGCTGTTCATTACAGTCACTGTCATATTGATCGGGAAGCAAATTTGGGATACGATGCATTAA
- a CDS encoding alanyl-tRNA editing protein has protein sequence MTRKLYYESAYLQEWSTTISGSLEREDGIYVTLAETAFYPHGGGQPCDTGYIGQIPVLDVVLEGDEVLHKVAQLPEQPAVHCRISWSRRFDHMQQHSGQHLLSAVFRELYEAMTLSFHLGSDYATIDIQLPELSAAQLAEAEHEVNKHIYMNRSITSTFVTAEEMAALPLVKLPKVTENIRIVEIEGVEHNACGGTHVSSTGAIGMIKLLRSEKQKGNIRVTFKCGGRALDEFNDHVRILAQLSAKFNTGKDEILDRIGKWEQEQKLLQAELTAVKEQNDLYLAREILSETEPGSRVVTHVSDTRTLKDLQSLATKLTALTELPVLLLTEAENKAVLAQSGAAGISCGAFFKEHLGGFQGKGGGSDKLAQAGFPSREEAQAFYDFAKRQF, from the coding sequence ATGACCAGAAAGCTGTATTATGAATCGGCTTATTTGCAGGAATGGAGCACCACAATCAGCGGGTCATTAGAGCGTGAAGACGGAATCTACGTGACGCTTGCTGAGACTGCCTTCTATCCCCATGGGGGCGGACAGCCCTGTGATACAGGCTACATAGGACAGATTCCGGTGCTGGATGTGGTACTGGAAGGGGACGAGGTGCTGCATAAGGTGGCGCAGCTGCCGGAACAGCCTGCGGTTCATTGCCGGATCAGCTGGAGCCGGAGATTCGACCATATGCAGCAGCACAGCGGCCAGCATTTGCTCTCGGCGGTATTTCGCGAGCTGTACGAGGCAATGACGCTCAGCTTCCATCTGGGCAGCGATTATGCCACGATCGATATCCAGCTGCCGGAGCTGTCAGCGGCACAGCTGGCGGAGGCCGAGCACGAGGTTAACAAGCATATTTACATGAACCGCAGCATCACCAGTACCTTTGTTACGGCTGAGGAAATGGCTGCGCTGCCGCTCGTGAAGCTGCCGAAGGTGACCGAGAATATCCGGATCGTGGAGATCGAAGGTGTGGAGCATAATGCCTGCGGCGGTACACATGTGTCTTCAACCGGAGCGATTGGCATGATCAAGCTGCTGCGGTCCGAGAAGCAGAAGGGCAATATCCGGGTCACCTTCAAATGCGGAGGCCGGGCGCTGGACGAGTTCAATGACCATGTACGCATTCTGGCCCAGCTGTCCGCCAAATTCAATACCGGCAAGGATGAGATTCTGGACAGGATAGGGAAGTGGGAGCAGGAACAGAAGCTGCTGCAGGCCGAGCTGACTGCGGTTAAAGAACAGAATGATCTGTACTTGGCCAGAGAAATTCTGTCGGAGACGGAGCCGGGCAGCCGGGTAGTAACGCATGTCTCTGACACCAGAACACTTAAGGATCTGCAGAGTCTGGCAACGAAGCTAACAGCGCTAACCGAGCTGCCCGTTCTGCTGCTTACAGAAGCTGAGAACAAGGCGGTGCTTGCGCAAAGCGGAGCAGCCGGAATATCCTGCGGAGCATTCTTTAAGGAGCATCTGGGCGGCTTCCAGGGCAAGGGCGGCGGCAGTGACAAGCTGGCCCAAGCCGGTTTCCCGTCGCGGGAGGAGGCCCAGGCCTTCTATGATTTTGCCAAAAGACAGTTCTAA